The Lycium ferocissimum isolate CSIRO_LF1 chromosome 1, AGI_CSIRO_Lferr_CH_V1, whole genome shotgun sequence genome includes a region encoding these proteins:
- the LOC132066484 gene encoding uncharacterized protein At4g15970-like: MVGFEGGSNDKTVKIFILFFTVAICCLVLYHSNTYHLEFLPNSYNNSIFSSSSQDLKQGDLIPPSTDRESYARSNYSSLSTNNSITGKKSTRRESNLTSKKQKKKLKKVLKEAAMADKTVIITALNAAWTAPNSIFDIFLESFRIGNNTKSLLKNLLVIALDKTAYSRCLEIHTHCYALITKGVDFSGEKQYMSDDYLKMMWRRTDFLRIVLQMGYSFIFTDADILWFRQPFAHFYSHVDFQIACDHYMYDSLNLDNYPNGGFKHVKSNNRTIQFYKFWYKSRKIYPETNEQDVLNLIKYDPFIKKIGLKIRFLDTAYFGGFCEPSKDLNYVCTMHANCCIGLDNKIHDLRMAIDDWKNYMDLSSGERKSKNHTWTVPRICG, translated from the exons ATGGTGGGTTTTGAGGGAGGAAGCAATGACAAAACTGTCAAGATTTTCATCTTATTCTTCACTGTTGCTATATGTTGCCTTGTTCTTTATCACTCAAATACATACCATTTAGAATTCTTACCAAATTCATACAataactccattttttcttCGTCTTCTCAAGATCTAAAGCAAGGTGATTTAATCCCTCCATCAACTGATCGTGAGTCTTATGCAAGGAGTAATTATTCTTCTTTATCAACTAATAACTCCATTACTGGGAAGAAGAGCACTAGACGAGAAAGTAATCTAACTTCAAAG aagcagaaaaaaaaattaaagaaagtgCTAAAAGAGGCAGCCATGGCAGACAAAACAGTGATCATAACAGCTCTAAATGCAGCATGGACAGCTCCAAACTCcatttttgatattttcttgGAGAGTTTTAGAATTGGAAACAATACAAAATCTCTGTTGAAGAATTTATTAGTTATAGCTTTGGACAAAACTGCATATTCTCGTTGTTTGGAGATTCACACACATTGCTATGCATTAATCACGAAAGGTGTTGATTTCTCTGGGGAAAAACAATATATGAGTGATGATTATTTGAAGATGATGTGGAGGAGAACTGATTTTCTAAGAATTGTTCTCCAAATGGGATATAGCTTCATCTTTACG GATGCAGATATATTATGGTTTCGACAACCATTTGCACATTTTTATTCACATGTTGATTTTCAAATTGCTTGTGATCATTACATGTACGATTCACTCAACCTAGATAACTATCCAAATGGAGGGTTTAAACACGTGAAATCAAATAATCGGACAATCCAATTCTACAAGTTTTggtacaaatcaagaaaaatttatcCAGAAACGAATGAACAAGATGTGCTCAACCTAATCAAATATGATCCATTTATCAAGAAAATTGGATTGAAAATAAGGTTCTTAGACACTGCTTattttggaggattttgtgAACCTAGTAAAGATCTTAATTATGTGTGCACAATGCATGCAAATTGTTGTATTGGTCTTGATAACAAAATACATGATTTAAGAATGGCCATTGATGATTGGAAAAATTATATGGATTTGTCAAGTGGTGAAAGGAAGTCAAAGAATCATACTTGGACTGTTCCAAGAATATGTGGATAA
- the LOC132066492 gene encoding uncharacterized protein LOC132066492, with the protein MAYIQKIPPRIFTHKIQLDEDCEPSVEHQRRLNPPMQEVVKTKIIKWLDASVVYPITDSPWVSPIQCVPKKGGITIVPNAKNELIPTRMVTGCRVSMDYRKLNHWAKKITFKCLSWIKCLTGLREGITIIFWMATQGTIKSLFPRKIKRKQHSLVRIGLLLLRERPLGYAIHPQPSNVA; encoded by the coding sequence ATGGCGTATATCCAAAAAATTCCTCCCAGAATTTTCACCcataaaattcaacttgatGAAGATTGTGAGCCTAGTGTTGAGCACCAAAGGAGGTTGAATCCTCCTATGCAAGAAGTTGTGAAAACAAAAATCATCAAGTGGTTGGATGCTAGTGTTGTGTACCCAATAACGGATAGCCCATGGGTTAGTCCAATCCAATGTGTGCCCAAAAAGGGTGGAATCACCATTGTGCCAAATGCCAAGAATGAATTGATTCCAACTCGTATGGTTACCGGTTGTAGGGTGAGCATGGACTATAGGAAGTTGAATCATTGGGCAAAAAAGATCACTTTCAAATGCCTTTCATGGATCAAATGCTTGACTGGCTTGCGGGAAGggattactattattttttGGATGGCTACTCAGGGTACAATCAAATCACTATTTCCCCggaagatcaagagaaaacaacaCTCACTTGTCCGTATAGGACTTTTGCTTTTAAGAGAACGCCCTTTGGGTTATGCAATACACCCACAACCTTCCAACGTTGCATGA
- the LOC132066500 gene encoding uncharacterized protein LOC132066500, translated as MMPIIEACLPSPVGGHHSSSRIAAMVLQNSFYWPIIYQDARDFVKACDQFQRRRGISRRHELPMTPILKVEYILVAVDYVSKWVKSVALPNNEGGSVTAFLKKYIFSRFGSPRAINSDRCSHLHNLSF; from the coding sequence ATGATGCCTATCATTGAGGCTTGTCTCCCATCACCGGTTGGTGGACACCATAGTAGCTCAAGGATAGCGGCTATGGTTCTTCAAAATAGCTTTTATTGGCCAATAATCTATCAAGATGCCCGTGACTTTGTGAAAGCTTGTGATCAATTTCAAAGGCGTAGAGGCATTTCAAGAAGGCATGAGCTACCAATGACACCGATTCTTAAAGTTGAGTACATCCTTGTGGCGGTGGACTATGTGTCAAAATGGGTGAAATCCGTCGCGCTCCCTAATAATGAAGGAGGAAGTGTCACCGCATTCTTGAAGAAGTATATCTTCTCAAGGTTTGGGAGTCCAAGGGCAATCAATAGTGATAGGTGCTCTCATTTACACAACCTCTCTTTTTGA